The Bradyrhizobium guangxiense genomic sequence GCGGCGGGAGCGTCCTGTGCTACGGTCCGGTGATGCGCATGTGAGCCGGCGTGCTCATGCGAGGTGCTGCCATGGCCGGCCGACATCTGGTGATGCCCCGGGACGAGGTCGGCGAGGAATGCTTCGTCGAGGCACGGTGCAGGACCGCTGCCCAAGGCGAGACTTGCCGCCGGCGCGAGCACGCAGAACAGATAGGCGAAGGCAACGAGGCGCCCCACCCTGATCCGCATCGATCGCGTCAATCGCAACAACATTCCGTCAATACGCTCCTCGCGCGGCAATGTTGCACACGCTGATTGCAAACTAATGGCAAAAGACGCATTCGCCAAGATTTTATTACCGCAGTGCACCGCGCATGCCCAATATCGCGCCACGATGCTTGCCCCTTGGCGATCCGCGGGCCATGTTCCCGCCCGTGCACGCACCAAATCATTCAGAACATACGCCTGAGTCGTTCAGCCCTGATTCCCGTCAGGCCTGGATCCGGCTCATCATTGCACTTGTGATCGGCTCGATCGGCGCCGTCGGCATGTGGGCGGTCGTGGTCGTGATTCCCATCGTGCAGACCGAATTCGGTGCCACGCGCGGTGCGGTGTCGTTGGCCTTCACGCTGATGATGTTCGGCTTCGGGCTGGGCGGCGTGATCGCCGGCAAGATCACCGACCGGTTCGGCATCGTGCTCGCGATGGCGATCAGCATTGCGTTTCTCGGTGTCGCCAATGTGCTCGCAGGGCTGTCCACCCAGCTCTGGCAGTTCGTGGCGGCCTATTTCCTGATCGGCCTCGGCACCTCGGCGACGTTCGCGCCGTTGATGGCGGAAGCCTCGCACTGGTTCGAGCGCTATCGCGGGCTTGCCGTGACCATCGTGGCCAGCGGCAATTACGTCGCCGGCACGATATGGCCGCCGATCGTGAGCTGGGGCACCGAGACGATCGGCTGGCGCCATACGCATGTCGCTATCGGCGTCGTCTGCGCGAGCACGATGGCGCTTCTGGTCCTCGTCCTGCGCGCGCAGATGGGCAACGACCATCTCCGCGATCATGCCAATGCGCCGCCGCCCCGCGTCGATCTCAAGCTCTCGACCAACACGTTGACCGTGCTGCTCTCGATCGCCAGCATCTCCTGCTGCGTCGCCATGGCGATGCCGCAGGTGCATATCGTGGCCTATTGCGGCGATCTCGGCTACGGCGTGGCGCGCGGCGCCGAGATGCTGTCGCTGATGATGGGCTGCGGCATCATCAGCCGGATCGGTTCCGGCTATCTCGCCGACAAGATCGGCGGCATCCGCACGCTGCTGGTCGGATCGCTGGCGCAGGGATTTGCGCTGGTGTTCTATTTGTTCTTCGACAGCCTCGCCTCGCTCTATCTCATCTCCGCGATGTTCGGCCTGTTCCAGGGCGGCATCGTGCCGAGCTACGCCATCATCGTGCGTGAGGCGATGCCGGCGAGCGAGGCGGCGACACGCGTCGGCATCGTGATCTTCGCCTCCGTGTTCGGCATGTCCTTTGGCGGCTGGGTGTCGGGCGTGATCTTCGATGCCACCGGCTCCTACGGCGCGGCGTTCGCGAACGGCGTGGCGTGGAATGCGCTCAACATCGGCATCGTCGTGCTGCTGCTGATTCGGTCGCGGATGAACGCCACCAGGACCGGGCCGGGTTTTGCGACCTAAACCGCCCGGCCCGCCTTCAGGAGCGAGCAGCCCGTGATCTTGTAGCTGCCATCCGCCTGTTGCTCGAGCGTATAGAGCGCGACCCAGGCATCGCCATTGGCATCGACGATGTGAACGCGCTGCGCAATCCAGCCTCCTTCGATCTTGCTGTCGCCGAACTCGAAACTCTTGTGGCGGTAGACCGGCGCGTAGCCGTTTTGCACCATCGACATGAAGACGTCGGGCGCGGGGAAGATCTCCTTGATCGCCGGCGCGGCATGGGAATAGGCCGCGGCTGCGTCGTCGCGTGCAAAG encodes the following:
- a CDS encoding DUF4864 domain-containing protein, producing MRIAALLVFISLAFSSAAALADDVAAAQGVIRAQEQAFARDDAAAAYSHAAPAIKEIFPAPDVFMSMVQNGYAPVYRHKSFEFGDSKIEGGWIAQRVHIVDANGDAWVALYTLEQQADGSYKITGCSLLKAGRAV
- a CDS encoding MFS transporter, coding for MFPPVHAPNHSEHTPESFSPDSRQAWIRLIIALVIGSIGAVGMWAVVVVIPIVQTEFGATRGAVSLAFTLMMFGFGLGGVIAGKITDRFGIVLAMAISIAFLGVANVLAGLSTQLWQFVAAYFLIGLGTSATFAPLMAEASHWFERYRGLAVTIVASGNYVAGTIWPPIVSWGTETIGWRHTHVAIGVVCASTMALLVLVLRAQMGNDHLRDHANAPPPRVDLKLSTNTLTVLLSIASISCCVAMAMPQVHIVAYCGDLGYGVARGAEMLSLMMGCGIISRIGSGYLADKIGGIRTLLVGSLAQGFALVFYLFFDSLASLYLISAMFGLFQGGIVPSYAIIVREAMPASEAATRVGIVIFASVFGMSFGGWVSGVIFDATGSYGAAFANGVAWNALNIGIVVLLLIRSRMNATRTGPGFAT